The Synergistales bacterium genome contains the following window.
GGGCTACGACGGTGTGGATCTCTTCGCCGTCCAGAACAGCTACGGCGGCCCCCAGGGCCTCAAGCGGCTGGTGGACGCCTGCCACCACCGAGGCCTCGCCGTGCTCCTCGATGTGGTCTACAACCATCTGGGCCCGGAGGGCAACTACCTCCGGGAGTTCGGGCCCTACTTCACCGACCGCTACCGCACCCCCTGGGGGGATGCGCTCAACTTCGACGGTCCGGGGAGCGACCAGGTCCGCCGTTTTTTCATCGAGAACGCTCTTTACTGGTCCCGTTGCTACCACATCGACGCGCTGCGTCTGGACGCCATCCACGCCATCGTGGACAGCAGCGCCTGCCCCTTCCTGGAAGAGCTCGCCGCCGCGGCCCGCAGGCATGCCGAACAGCAGGGACGACCCTTCCATCTCATCGCCGAAACGGACCGCAACGACCCCACGCCGGTGCGTTCCCCGGAGGCAGGGGGATACGGCATGAGCGCCCAGTGGAGCGACGATTTCCACCATTCCGTCCACGCTCTCCTCACAGGGGAACGGAGCGGCTACTACGCCGATTTCGGTCCACTGGACCGGCTGCACAAGGCACTGGAGCGCACCTACGTTCTGGACGGCTGCCACTCCGTCTTCCGCAGACGGCGGCACGGGCGGCCGTGCCCAGACCAACCGCCGCGACGGTTCGTGGTCGCCATCCAGAACCACGACCAGGTGGGCAATCGCCTCCGGGGCGCCCGGCTGAATACGCTGCTCTCCTTCGAGGCCCGGAAGCTCGCCGCCGGACTCCTGCTTCTGGCTCCCTTCGTGCCGCTGCTCTTTATGGGCGAGGAGTACGGCGAACCGCATCCCTTCCGCTATTTCACCAGCCACGGGGACCCCGAGCTGATCCGGGCCGTGGGGGAGGGAAGAAAGGCCGAGTTCGCCTCCTTCGGCTGGGGGGAGGAACCGCCGGACCCCCAGGACGAAGCGACCTTCCTGCAGTCACGCCTGCAGTGGGAGCTCCGCAACGAAGGCCGCCATGGAACGCTGCGCCGCTACTACCGGCGGCTCATCACCCTGCGGAAGGGCCCGCTGCACTGCACCGACCGACGGGAGCAGCTGGTTTCCTCGGACAGCGCCGCCGGACTGCTGACGGTCAGACTGCGGAACGACCACGGCGAGGTGTTCTGTCTGTACAACTGTTCCACCTCTTCCCATAGCGCCGCTGTTGGAACGCCCGGCGCAGGCCGGCGGTGGACACGGCTGCTGGAAAGCTCCGCCGGGATCTGGGACGGCCCGGGCGGGAGCGCCCCGGAAACCATCGGCAATGCGGATGCGCTCCGCTTCCGGATGCCAGCCACCAGTCTGGTGGTCTATCATAAAGACTGCGAGGTGAACCGCTGATGGAAAAGGCCATCTGCGTCCACGGACACTTCTACCAGCCACCGAGGGAAAACCCCTGGCTGGAGGAGGTGGAGATCCAGGAATCGGCCTATCCCTTCCACGACTGGAACGACCGGATCGCCGCCGAATGCTACGCGCCCAACACGGCGGCGCGCATCCTGGACAGCGACGGAAAGATCTCGGCCATCACCAATACATATTCCCGCATCAGCTTCAATTTCGGGCCCACGCTGCTCTCCTGGATGGAACGGCACGCCCCGGAGACCTACCGGGCGATCCTGGAAGCGGACCGCCTGGGGGCAGAGCGTTACGGCCACGGAACGGCCATCGCCCAGGTCTACAACCACATGATCATGCCCCTGGCTTCGAGGGCCGACAAGTACACCCAGGCCCTCTGGGGCATCCGGGACTTCGAGACCCGCTTCGGCCGAAAGCCGGAAGGCCTGTGGCTGCCGGAGACCGCCGTAGATACGGAGTCCCTGGAGGTTCTGGCCGAACTGGGAATCGCCTTCACCATCCTGGCTCCGCACCAGGCCGCGGCCGTTCGCCCCGCAGGAGGCGACGAGGAAAGCTGGCGGGATGTCTCGGGCGGCCACGTGGACCCCACGCTGCCCTACCACTGTCCCCTTCCTTCGGGACGGTCCATTGCTCTTTTCTTCTACGACGGCCCGGTCTCCCACGACCTGGCCTTCGACGGGCTGCTGGACAACGGCGACGAATTCGCACGGCGGCTGGAGGGGATCTTTCCCGACGAAGGCGACGACGGCCCGGCGCGGCTGGGGCACATCGCCACCGACGGGGAGACCTACGGCCATCACCACTACCGCGGCGAGATGGCCCTGGCCTACTGCCTCAACGCCATCGAGGAGCACAGCGACCACCGGCTCACCGTCTACGGCGCCTTTCTGGAGGCCCATCCGCCGCAGCAGGAGGTGCGCATCGTCGAGAACTCCTCCTGGAGCTGCATCCACGGCATCGAGCGATGGCGCAGCGACTGCGGCTGCAACAGCGGCGGACACCCCGGCTGGACCCAGCGGTGGCGTGCGCCGCTGCGGGCGGCGATGGACTGGCTCCGGGACACCCTGGCCCCGGACTACGAAAAAACGGCCGGGGACCTTCTGCGCGACCCCTGGCGGGCCCGCGACGACTATATCGACGTAGTCCTCGACCGGTCGCCGGAGAATGTCGCCTCCTTTCTGGAGGCCCATGCTCTCAAACCGCTGGACGCCGCCGGGCAGCGGAAGTGCCTGAAGCTCCTGGAGCTCCAGCGGCACGCCATGCTTATCTACACCAGCTGCGGCTGGTTCTTCGACGAGATCTCGGGCATCGAGACCACCCAGGTGCTCCGCTACGCCGCCAGGGCCCTCCATCTGGCCGAGGAGACCCTGGGCCTCCACCTGGAAGAGGAATTCGCCCGGCGGCTGGAGGAGGCACCGAGCAACATCACGCAGTTCGGCAACGGCATGGAGGTCTACAACCGGCTGGTCAGGGTCTCCCGCATCGACCTCCACCGGGTAGGCGCCCACTACGCCGTCTCCTCGCTCTTCCGCGAGCAGGACGACACCCCACAGACCATCTACTGCTACGCCGCCGAATGCCTCGACTGCGAGAAACACGAGGCCGGTGCCAGCAAGATGGCCCTGGGGCGCACGCGCTTCGTCTCCCACATCACCCGGGACGAAGAGACGATCACCTTCGCGGCGCTCCATCTGGGCGGGCACAACGTCCTCAGCGGTCTGAGCAGCTCCATCGACGACAGCACCTTCGAGGCGTTCAAAACGCACATGAACCGGGCCTTCGAGCTGGGCAACATCTCCGAACTGGTCTCTACCATCGACACCCACTTCGGACACCACAGCTACACCCTCTGGCACCTCTTCCGTGACGAACAGCGCCGGATCATGAAGGGCATCCTCGGCGAGGTCTCCGAACAGCCGGAACACGCCCTCCACGAGGTCATCAACACCCAGTACACGCTGCTCAACTTTCTGCGGGAGATCGACATGCCCTTCCCCAGAACGCTGAGCGTGGCCGCGGAGATCGCCCTCAACGCCGACATCGCCGACACCCTGGAAGCGGAGGAACTGGATCTGGAGAGGCTCGACAGTCTGCTGGACGCCGTGCTGCGCTGGGAGGTCCCGCTGGACAGGGATGCTCAGGCTCTGCGGGCGAGCCACCGGATTCGCACGCTGATGCTGCGGTTTGCAGACACCCCCCTGGACACGGCCCTCATCGGGCGGATGAACGCCTTTCTGGAGACCATCGAGCGAATCAGTCTGAACCCCAACTACTGGGAAGCCCAGAACAGCTGTTTTTCCGTCGCCGGGCAGCTCTATCCGGAACAGCAGGAACGCGCCGACCGGGGCGACAGCGACGCGGCAGCATGGCTGGAGGCCTTCCGGGAGCTGTCGGACCACCTGCAGCTACGGCTGGAGTGATCTGCCGTGCGTATCCCGCTGTCCACCTACCGCTTCCAGCTGACCCCCGAAACCCCGCTGGAGCAGCTCCGGCAGACCATCCCCTACCTCGCCGCCCTGGGGATCAGCGATCTCTATGTCTCGCCGCTGCCGGCCGCCATCCCGGGGAGCGAACACGGCTACGACGTCACCGATCCCCAGGCCGTTAACCCGGAGCTCGGCGATCTGGAGGACCTGGACCGGACCGCCGCCGTCGCCCGGGAACACCATATGGGATGGGTCCAGGACATCGTCCCCAACCACATGGCCTTCCATCCGGCCAACCGCTTTCTGCAGGACGTCCTGGAAACAGGCCCCTCCTCCCGGTACGCCCACTGGTTTGATATCCGGTGGGAGCACCACAACCCCCTCCTGCGGGGCAGGCTGCTCGCGCCCTTTCTGGGCGGCGATCTCCAGGAGGTACTGCGCTCCGGTGAACTGCAGCTGCGGCTCGAGGAGGGCGCGCTGGTTCTGGGGTACTACGAACACCGCTTTCCACTGCGCATCGAGAGCTACCCCCCTGTCCTGGAACCCCTGATCGGCGGACTCGGCCGGACGGCGACCCTGAAAGAACAGCAGTTGCTCGAGCGACTCCTGCGACTCGCCGACTGCTCGGGGAGCACACCCGGCGCGGAACAGTATCGGGAGATCACCGCCACCGGCAAGGCACTCCTGCAGCAAGCCGTCGCCCACAGCGTGGTGAACAGGGCTGTGGAAGAACGCCTCGAGCGGCTCAACAGCGAACCGGCAGAGCTCGCCGACCTCATCGACAGCCAGCACTACCTGCCAGCGCTCTGGAGGGTGGCCGCCGAGGCCATCAACTACCGGCGCTTCTTCCACATCAACAACCTGATCTCCCTGCGCATGGGCGACCCCAGGGTCTTCGACGCCACCCATCGGCTGCCGGCGCGGCTCTACAAGACAGGCACATTCACCGGCTTCCGCATCGACCACATCGACGGCCTCAAGGCTCCCGTCGCCTACCTGGAGCGGCTCCGCAACTCGGCCCCGGAGGCCTACATCGCGGTGGAAAAGATCCTCCAGCGGGGGGAGACGCTTCCCGAATCGTGGCCCATACAGGGGACCACCGGCTACGACACCTTGACCATCGCAAACGACATCCTCTGCGACAGGGCAGGGGAAGGGCAGCTCCGGGAGGCCTACCACAGCTTCACCGGCGACATGAGAGATCCGGCATCCCTCCTGTCCGAGACCAAACGGGAAGCCCTCACCACGTTGCTCTACGGCGATCTGGAGAACCTGGCCGTCAACGTGCTCGACGAAGCGGCCCGCAGACATCAGAGCCACGCCGTCTCGCGCAGAGCCGTGCTCCAGGTGCTGGAGGAACTGGTGGTGCGTTTCCCCAGGTACCGCACCTACCTGGGCGAGGAGTGCGGAACCAGCGAGGAGCAGGAGCTCCTCGGGGAACTGTTCTCATCGGTGGAAGAGGCGCTCCCCCAACGACGCGAAACCTGCAGTCTGGTCAGAGAGATCATGGAACAGAGCTACGAAGGGGAACCGACGGGAGAGCCAGACAGTGTGGTGCTACAGCTCCAGCAGCTCACCGGCCCCGTGATGGCCAAGGGCTTCGAGGACTCCTTTCTCTACCGGTACACACCGCTGCTCTCGCGGAATGAGGTGGGCGGTTCCCCGCTGCACCCCCCCTGCAGTGTGGAGACCTTCCACAGGTTCTGTGCCAGGCAACAGCAGGAAAGGCCCCACTCCATGAACGCCACGGCCACCCACGACACCAAGCGCGGCGAGGACGCCCGGGCACGGCTGAACGTTCTCACCGAACTGGCCGGAGCGTGGTCGGCGGGGCTCCCCCGGTGGCACCGGCAGCTCGAAACGGCCTGGCGCCGGCACAGTGAGATGCCCTTTCCTCTGGACCGACGGGAGGAACACTTTCTGCTGCAGTCCCTTATTGGCGGACTGCCCTTCGGCGGACCGGACGAATCCTTCGGGGAGCGGCTCGCGGCGTACATGGTGAAGGCCCTCCGCGAAGCCGGAGAGAGGAGCTCCTGGCAGGCGCCGGACAGGGAGCTGGAAGACGCCGTCGCCTCGCTGGTCCGCCTGCTGCTCTTCGATGATATGTTCGGCCCCTTTCGCGAGGACTTCCTCTCTTTCCAGCGGAAGGTCGCCTTCTACGGTGTCTTCAACTCGCTGGCCCAGACGGTGGCCAAGATCACCATCCCCGGCGTTCCCGACATCTACCAGGGCAGCGAGCTCTGGGACTTCAGCTTCGTCGATCCCGACAACCGCCGCAGCGTTGACTACGCATCCCGAAGCAGCACCCTTGCAGAGCTTGACGACATTCTGGAGCGTAACGATCCCACACTCCTCCGGGGACTTCTGGAAGCCCCCGAGGACGGCCGGATCAAGATGCTGGTGACCATGCGGACGCTCCAGGCCCGGCAGCGCTATCCTTCGCTGTTCACCCACGGAAGCTACGCCGGCATCGCCTGCCGGGGTGCCTGCGCCGACAGCCTCATCGCCTTCACCAGATACACCACAACGCAACGCGCCGTCTGCATCGTTCCCAGGCTCTGCAGCCATCTGGCGGCACCGGGCGAGCTGCCGCTGGGGAAAAGGGTATGGCGGGACACCACCCTGGAGTGGCCCGCACAGCCTGGCCGGGCCTGGCGGGATCTCATCAGTGGCATGACCGTCAATGACAGCAGGAAAATGGCTGTGGGAACAGTGCTGCAACATCTTCCCTGCGCCGTCTATGTTCCCATTGAATAACCCGTGACACCGACCAGGCCTGTACGGGAAGGACAACAGGCCATACTACATCGAGAGGAGTGTTCTCCCGTGGCGTCCCTCCCCAAGCGCTTCAGACTGCCTTTCCTGACAGCGGTCAGCTGTCTGGCCATCGCCGGTATCCTCGCCCTGCGTCCACCCTACAACGCACTCACGGCACTCACCAGGGCAGCGGGGATGCTGGGATATCTCTTTGTCTTCTACGCCATCGTTGCCTCGGCCTTCAAAAAGCAGGTTTTCCGTCTCTTAGGCATCCCCTTCATGAAGGTGCACCACACTTTCGCCGTTTCGGGACTGCTGCTGATGACGGTCCACCCGCTCTTTATGGCCGCGGAACTGGCCGACCCCGGGCTGCTGGCCCCGCGGCTGGACTCGCTGGAGTCCTTTCTCACCTTCGGCGGCCATCCGGCCTGGGCACTCTTTGTGATCGCCGCGGCCGCCGCGATGCTCAGCCGGAGGATCCCCCACTGGCGGGCGCTCCACCAGCTCACCTATCCGGCATTTCTCCTCGGTACGGTCCACGCCGTCAAAATCGGCACCGATGTGGGGGTCTCCCCTTTTCGGGAGATCGCCCTGGCCATGGCCGCTATCGTCGTAGCCGTCTGGATCGGCCAGCGGATCCAGAACTACAGGAGAAAAACGAGGGCAGAGAAAAGGCCGGTGCCGTAGGGAAACGCTCCCCACGGCACCGGCCGATCCCGGCTGGAGCACTTTTCGCTACTCTACCGTTATGGTCCGTTCAAGGGAACCGAATTTGTTGCAGGTGGCCTTGACGTGGATCTCCGTCTCGTCCTTCAGCTTCCCAAGATGGAAGAGCGCGACGGCTTCTCCGCTGCCCTGCTGCGACGACGCATGGAGGGTGTAGCGTCTGTCGCCGTCCACCGTTACCTCATAGCTTTCGACATAGTGGCTGCCGGCATCGGAGACACTGTGCCAGGCCCGTACCGTGAGCACCCCCGATTCCCTGTTGTACTCCAGAGCGAGTTTGGACGGCGGGTGCGCCATCACCACCGCAGAGAGGGAGAACAAAAGACCTACCGCCAGGATCACGACCACAGCTGACCTTCTCATCACGTATCAACCTCCCAAGACGTTTTCCAT
Protein-coding sequences here:
- a CDS encoding DUF3536 domain-containing protein, with protein sequence MEKAICVHGHFYQPPRENPWLEEVEIQESAYPFHDWNDRIAAECYAPNTAARILDSDGKISAITNTYSRISFNFGPTLLSWMERHAPETYRAILEADRLGAERYGHGTAIAQVYNHMIMPLASRADKYTQALWGIRDFETRFGRKPEGLWLPETAVDTESLEVLAELGIAFTILAPHQAAAVRPAGGDEESWRDVSGGHVDPTLPYHCPLPSGRSIALFFYDGPVSHDLAFDGLLDNGDEFARRLEGIFPDEGDDGPARLGHIATDGETYGHHHYRGEMALAYCLNAIEEHSDHRLTVYGAFLEAHPPQQEVRIVENSSWSCIHGIERWRSDCGCNSGGHPGWTQRWRAPLRAAMDWLRDTLAPDYEKTAGDLLRDPWRARDDYIDVVLDRSPENVASFLEAHALKPLDAAGQRKCLKLLELQRHAMLIYTSCGWFFDEISGIETTQVLRYAARALHLAEETLGLHLEEEFARRLEEAPSNITQFGNGMEVYNRLVRVSRIDLHRVGAHYAVSSLFREQDDTPQTIYCYAAECLDCEKHEAGASKMALGRTRFVSHITRDEETITFAALHLGGHNVLSGLSSSIDDSTFEAFKTHMNRAFELGNISELVSTIDTHFGHHSYTLWHLFRDEQRRIMKGILGEVSEQPEHALHEVINTQYTLLNFLREIDMPFPRTLSVAAEIALNADIADTLEAEELDLERLDSLLDAVLRWEVPLDRDAQALRASHRIRTLMLRFADTPLDTALIGRMNAFLETIERISLNPNYWEAQNSCFSVAGQLYPEQQERADRGDSDAAAWLEAFRELSDHLQLRLE
- the treY gene encoding malto-oligosyltrehalose synthase codes for the protein MRIPLSTYRFQLTPETPLEQLRQTIPYLAALGISDLYVSPLPAAIPGSEHGYDVTDPQAVNPELGDLEDLDRTAAVAREHHMGWVQDIVPNHMAFHPANRFLQDVLETGPSSRYAHWFDIRWEHHNPLLRGRLLAPFLGGDLQEVLRSGELQLRLEEGALVLGYYEHRFPLRIESYPPVLEPLIGGLGRTATLKEQQLLERLLRLADCSGSTPGAEQYREITATGKALLQQAVAHSVVNRAVEERLERLNSEPAELADLIDSQHYLPALWRVAAEAINYRRFFHINNLISLRMGDPRVFDATHRLPARLYKTGTFTGFRIDHIDGLKAPVAYLERLRNSAPEAYIAVEKILQRGETLPESWPIQGTTGYDTLTIANDILCDRAGEGQLREAYHSFTGDMRDPASLLSETKREALTTLLYGDLENLAVNVLDEAARRHQSHAVSRRAVLQVLEELVVRFPRYRTYLGEECGTSEEQELLGELFSSVEEALPQRRETCSLVREIMEQSYEGEPTGEPDSVVLQLQQLTGPVMAKGFEDSFLYRYTPLLSRNEVGGSPLHPPCSVETFHRFCARQQQERPHSMNATATHDTKRGEDARARLNVLTELAGAWSAGLPRWHRQLETAWRRHSEMPFPLDRREEHFLLQSLIGGLPFGGPDESFGERLAAYMVKALREAGERSSWQAPDRELEDAVASLVRLLLFDDMFGPFREDFLSFQRKVAFYGVFNSLAQTVAKITIPGVPDIYQGSELWDFSFVDPDNRRSVDYASRSSTLAELDDILERNDPTLLRGLLEAPEDGRIKMLVTMRTLQARQRYPSLFTHGSYAGIACRGACADSLIAFTRYTTTQRAVCIVPRLCSHLAAPGELPLGKRVWRDTTLEWPAQPGRAWRDLISGMTVNDSRKMAVGTVLQHLPCAVYVPIE